In Deltaproteobacteria bacterium CG2_30_66_27, one DNA window encodes the following:
- a CDS encoding menaquinone biosynthesis decarboxylase yields MAFRDLRDYLAALEARGELKRIRSEVSPELEAAEIADRAVKAGGPAILFENVRGTSAPLAMNLFGTMERMCFALGVPRLDDIAMRVQEVIEPEIPTNFLEKLKMLPKLARLADFVPKTVSSAPCQEVVEVDHPSLSFLPVVKTWPGDGGPFITLPLVFTKDPSTGRRNVGMYRMHVYDETTTGMHWHVHKGGAQHFRGFRGKRERMPVAVALGGDPATIYAASAPLPEDMDEMMFAGFLRKEPVELVRCKTIDLEVPAHAEVILEGYVDPDELRVEGPFGDHTGYYSLADRYPVFHVTCVTRRKDPIYPATIVGKPPMEDVFLGKATERIFLPLLRKIVPEVADMNLPIEGIFHNFAFFSIDKRYPGHARKVMCAVWGLGLLMFSKFVVIFDSDVNIQDMSEALWRIGNNVDPRRDTMIVDGPVDALEHASPVPHYGSKMGIDATRKGASEGFAREWPGDIAMPREIVDLVTRRWKEYGF; encoded by the coding sequence ATGGCGTTTCGCGACCTGCGTGATTATCTCGCCGCTCTTGAAGCGCGCGGCGAGCTCAAGCGCATCCGGTCCGAGGTTTCCCCGGAGCTCGAGGCGGCGGAGATCGCCGATCGCGCGGTGAAGGCCGGGGGGCCGGCGATCCTCTTCGAGAACGTCCGGGGAACGTCGGCGCCGCTGGCGATGAACCTCTTCGGCACGATGGAGCGGATGTGCTTCGCCTTGGGCGTACCGCGGCTCGACGACATCGCGATGCGCGTCCAGGAGGTGATCGAACCGGAGATCCCGACGAACTTCCTCGAGAAACTCAAGATGCTCCCGAAGCTCGCGCGGCTCGCCGACTTCGTCCCGAAAACCGTCTCCTCCGCCCCGTGCCAGGAGGTGGTCGAGGTGGACCACCCCTCCCTGTCATTCTTGCCGGTGGTGAAGACATGGCCCGGCGACGGCGGGCCGTTCATCACCCTCCCGCTGGTCTTCACGAAGGATCCTTCGACGGGACGCCGGAACGTCGGGATGTACCGAATGCACGTCTACGACGAGACGACCACGGGGATGCACTGGCACGTGCACAAGGGGGGGGCGCAGCATTTCCGGGGCTTCCGGGGGAAGAGGGAACGGATGCCCGTGGCGGTCGCCCTCGGCGGCGATCCGGCGACGATCTACGCCGCCTCCGCGCCGCTGCCCGAGGACATGGACGAGATGATGTTCGCCGGTTTCCTGAGGAAGGAGCCGGTGGAGCTCGTCCGGTGCAAAACGATCGATCTCGAGGTGCCCGCGCACGCCGAGGTGATCCTCGAGGGATACGTCGACCCCGACGAACTGCGGGTGGAGGGCCCCTTCGGCGACCACACGGGGTACTACTCCCTCGCCGACCGGTATCCCGTCTTCCACGTGACGTGCGTCACCCGCAGGAAGGATCCCATCTATCCGGCGACGATCGTCGGGAAGCCGCCGATGGAGGATGTTTTCCTCGGGAAGGCGACGGAGCGGATCTTCCTCCCGCTCCTGCGGAAGATCGTCCCCGAGGTGGCGGACATGAACCTCCCGATCGAGGGGATCTTCCACAACTTCGCCTTCTTCTCGATCGACAAGCGGTACCCCGGCCACGCGCGGAAGGTGATGTGCGCCGTCTGGGGGCTGGGGCTGCTCATGTTCTCCAAGTTCGTCGTGATCTTCGACTCCGACGTGAACATCCAGGACATGAGCGAAGCGCTCTGGCGGATCGGGAACAACGTCGACCCGCGCCGCGACACGATGATCGTGGACGGCCCCGTGGACGCCCTCGAGCACGCCTCCCCGGTCCCGCACTACGGCTCGAAGATGGGGATCGACGCGACGCGGAAAGGAGCGTCGGAGGGGTTTGCGCGCGAGTGGCCCGGGGATATCGCGATGCCCCGGGAGATCGTCGACCTCGTCACCCGCCGGTGGAAGGAGTACGGCTTCTGA
- a CDS encoding selenocysteine-specific translation elongation factor: MSKTVILGTAGHIDHGKSSLVRVLTGIDPDRLKEEKERGITIELGFARLSLPSGTLAGIVDVPGHERFVRTMVAGAAGVDIVLLVVAADEGVMPQTREHLDICRLLAVRHGIVVLNKCDKADGEWMDLQEEEIRTLVRGTFLEGAPIVRVSAATGQGLPDLVAALDRIAAGIPGKDSSDLFRLPVDRSFSMKGFGTVVTGTLIGGTVATGEEVAILPGGTVAKVRGLQVHGGPVERSTAGTRTAVNLQGVEKESAPRGSVLCRPGTFTPTKSAEVFVEYLPLVPKPLRHRGQVSFHAGTFSCVGRILLYGQAEIPPGGSGYGRVLLSEETVLSGGDRFILRGFSPLANFGYTIGGGAILHPTPPARRGAGKTLPAVLPRLRSEDPAERVLATVEDAAAAGATPGDVAVVSGIGAERTREIVKGLAAGGRITEVSAAGKMWARSAISSASSLCSQALTQLHDRNPERGGFPREEIASLFSTPPDPGFLSLALEGNASISRLGELHFLSARKPKAVDLGSPLAQKVAEVIRAAGDTARGRTELLEAVKGISSDPRAVEKVVEGLARAGKIVRVKELLFDGAALRGIEERIVAFLAKRGEITVPEFKEMTGLSRKYIIPLLEHFDATKVTLRVGDKRVLRKK; this comes from the coding sequence ATGTCGAAAACCGTGATCCTCGGGACGGCCGGGCACATCGACCATGGGAAGAGTTCCCTCGTGCGCGTGCTGACCGGCATCGACCCCGACCGGCTGAAGGAGGAGAAGGAGCGGGGGATCACGATCGAGCTCGGGTTCGCCCGTCTCTCCCTCCCTTCGGGAACGCTCGCCGGCATCGTCGACGTGCCGGGACACGAGCGGTTCGTCCGGACGATGGTGGCCGGCGCGGCCGGGGTCGACATCGTCCTGCTCGTCGTCGCGGCGGACGAGGGGGTGATGCCTCAAACGCGCGAGCATCTCGACATCTGCCGCCTTCTCGCCGTCCGCCACGGGATCGTCGTCCTCAACAAGTGCGACAAGGCGGATGGCGAGTGGATGGACCTCCAGGAGGAGGAGATCCGCACGCTCGTCCGGGGAACGTTCCTCGAGGGCGCCCCGATCGTCCGGGTTTCCGCCGCCACGGGGCAGGGCCTTCCGGATCTGGTCGCGGCCCTCGACCGGATCGCCGCCGGGATCCCGGGGAAGGATTCGTCGGACCTGTTCCGCCTCCCCGTGGACCGCTCCTTTTCGATGAAGGGGTTCGGCACCGTGGTCACGGGAACACTGATCGGCGGAACGGTCGCGACGGGCGAGGAGGTGGCGATCCTCCCCGGGGGGACGGTCGCGAAGGTGCGCGGACTGCAGGTCCACGGCGGCCCGGTGGAACGATCGACCGCGGGGACCCGCACCGCGGTCAACCTGCAGGGGGTGGAGAAGGAGAGCGCCCCGCGCGGGTCGGTCCTGTGCCGCCCCGGGACGTTCACCCCCACGAAGTCCGCGGAAGTGTTCGTCGAGTACCTTCCGCTGGTCCCCAAGCCGCTGCGCCACCGGGGCCAGGTCTCCTTCCACGCAGGGACCTTCTCCTGCGTCGGGAGGATCCTCCTCTACGGGCAGGCCGAAATCCCGCCGGGAGGTTCGGGGTACGGCCGGGTGCTCCTCTCCGAAGAGACGGTCCTCTCGGGCGGCGACCGGTTCATCCTGCGGGGGTTCTCGCCGCTGGCGAATTTCGGCTACACCATCGGCGGCGGCGCCATCCTGCATCCGACCCCGCCCGCCCGAAGGGGAGCCGGGAAGACGCTCCCGGCGGTCCTTCCCCGGTTGCGCTCGGAAGACCCAGCGGAGCGCGTCCTGGCGACGGTGGAGGACGCCGCTGCGGCAGGCGCAACTCCCGGGGACGTGGCGGTCGTGTCCGGGATCGGGGCGGAGCGAACCCGCGAAATCGTGAAGGGGCTCGCCGCCGGGGGGAGGATCACCGAAGTTTCCGCGGCCGGAAAAATGTGGGCCCGTTCCGCCATTTCCTCCGCATCGTCCCTCTGTTCCCAGGCCCTGACGCAGCTGCACGACCGCAATCCCGAACGGGGCGGGTTCCCGCGGGAAGAGATCGCCTCCCTGTTTTCCACTCCCCCGGACCCCGGGTTCCTCTCCCTCGCCCTCGAGGGGAACGCCTCCATCTCCCGCCTGGGAGAGCTCCACTTCCTGTCGGCCCGCAAGCCGAAGGCGGTGGATCTGGGGAGCCCCCTGGCCCAAAAGGTCGCGGAGGTCATTCGCGCGGCGGGCGACACCGCGCGGGGCCGCACCGAGCTTCTGGAGGCGGTCAAGGGAATTTCGTCGGACCCGCGGGCGGTGGAGAAGGTGGTCGAAGGCCTCGCCCGCGCCGGAAAGATCGTCCGGGTGAAGGAGCTGCTCTTCGACGGGGCGGCGCTGCGGGGGATCGAGGAGAGGATCGTCGCGTTTCTCGCGAAGCGGGGCGAGATCACCGTGCCGGAGT